The Lepisosteus oculatus isolate fLepOcu1 chromosome 4, fLepOcu1.hap2, whole genome shotgun sequence genome window below encodes:
- the LOC102698619 gene encoding acylamino-acid-releasing enzyme isoform X3 produces the protein MVMTEPQAVRALFGRYSRYPSPVAAAAGPEEPAPAGGRYISLLTEWTQAQEDRGQRVRFGRQYTLLRAGRTELQALPPGQCCHLQGEVLSSQSPSGSLKAVVRDVACHGAGARHQALEIWNKNGLAKSMDLTSLDKHGRVYEDAQFGCLAWSGSESRVLYVAEKRHRKAESSCLSESGPANDREGAGPAAEEEEPTQKEDQCVYWEDWGEGLAGKSTPILCVADVDKGSVSVLRGVPRQVSPGQAFWAPGDGAVVFVGWWHEPFRLGLRFCTNRRSALFSLDLEGNCELLSPDTTAVSSPRLSPDGRYIAYLQGQVFGPHAQCLRLQQFDRETRKTALLLDLVKRPGKGEFAGLYEPLLPRRCWAADSQRLVFSSARRSRKDVFVLDTVSRRVTRLSDSSEFGSWKLLAIERDLMVVSCSSINCPPCLKVGFLPPAGGEDRVSWVPLDDLQCVPSIEWQIMDFTPPPEEENKEYSGLDFDALVLKPRGSRAGARVPLVVFAHGGPHSQFSAEWNAFSAALVTVGFSVLMVNYRGSTGFGQDSIVSLIGNMGSQDVKDVQRAVVTLLQSDATLDPRRVAVLGGSHGGFLACHLVGQYPDFYRACAARNPVINYATLLGTSDIIDWRYTAAGLPYSFDQLPTADALAAMLEQSPIVHAPQIRAPVLLMLGGRDKRVSPHQGLELYRAMKSRGSPVRLLWFEEDGHSLSRVDTQSSCFVNVVLWFLRHLDIC, from the exons ATG GTGATGACGGAGCCCCAGGCGGTCCGTGCGCTGTTCGGCAGGTACAGCCGGTACCCCTCACCTGTGGCCGCCGCGGCCGGACCCGAGGAGCCGGCGCCGGCGGGGGGGAGATACATCAGCCTCCTCACAG AGTGGACCCAGGCGCAGGAGGACCGGGGGCAGCGGGTGCGGTTCGGCAGGCAGTACACCCTGCTCCGCGCCGGTAGGACGGAGCTCCAGGCCCTGCCGCCGGGCCAGTGCTGCCACCTGCAGGGCGA GGTGCTCAGCAGCCAGTCTCCCTCCGGATCCCTGAAGGCCGTTGTCCGGGATGTCGCCTGTCACGGGGCTGGGGCACGGCACCAGGCCCTGGAG ATCTGGAACAAGAACGGGCTAGCGAAGAGCATGGACTTGACTTCCCTCGACAAGCATGGCAGGGTCTACGAGGATG CTCAGTTCGGCTGCCTGGCCTGGTCGGGCTCGGAGAGCCGTGTGCTGTATGTGGCAGAGAAGAGGCATCGCAAGGCGGAGTCATCCTGTCTTTCGGAATCCGGGCCAGCCAATGATAGAGAAGGGGCGGGGCCTGCAGCCGAGGAGGAGGAGCCAACCCAGAAG GAGGACCAGTGCGTGTACTGGGAGGACTGGGGCGAGGGGCTGGCCGGGAAGAGCACCCCGATCCTGTGCGTGGCCGACGTCGACAAGGGCAGCGTGTCCGTGCTGCGGGGCGTCCCGCGCCAGGTGTCCCCCGGGCAG GCCTTCTGGGCTCCAGGGGACGGCGCAGTCGTCTTCGTGGGCTGGTGGCACGAGCCGTTCCGCCTCGGGCTGcggttctgcaccaacaggag GTCGGCTCTGTTCTCCCTGGACCTCGAAGGGAACTGTG AGCTCCTGTCCCCCGACACCACGGCCGTCTCCTCGCCGCGCCTCAGCCCAGACGGCCGTTACATCGCCTACCTGCAGGGCCAGGTGTTCGGGCCGCACGCCCAGTGCCTCCGCCTGCAGCAG TTCGACAGGGAGACCAGGAAGACCGCCCTGCTGCTGGACCTGGTGAAGAGGCCCGGGAAAG GGGAGTTCGCGGGCCTGTACGAGCCCCTGCTGCCCCGGCGCTGCTGGGCCGCCGACAGCCAGAGGCTGGTGTTCAGCAGCGCGAGGAGGAGCAGGAAG GACGTCTTCGTGTTGGACACCGTCTCGAGGAGGGTGACCCGCCTCTCCGACA GCTCAGAATTTGGGAGCTGGAAGTTGCTGGCCATCGAGAGAGACCTGATGGTGGTCAGCTGCTCGTCGATCAACTGCCCGCCATGCCTG AAAGTGGGGTTCCTGCCGCCAGCCGGAGGAGAGGACAGGGTGTCTTGGGTGCCCCTGGATGACCTGCAGTGCGTCCCCAGCATCGAGTGGCAGATCATGGACTTCACTCCCCCTCCCGAAGAGGAGAACAAGGAATACT CTGGCCTGGATTTTGATGCCCTGGTGCTGAAGCCGCGTGGCAGCAGAGCAGGAGCCCGTGTGCCGCTGGTGGTGTTTGCCCACG GCGGACCCCACTCCCAGTTCTCTGCCGAGTGGAATGCGTTCTCAGCGGCCCTGGTCACTGTGGGCTTCTCTGTGCTGATGG TGAACTACCGGGGCTCCACGGGGTTCGGGCAGGACAGCATCGTGTCTCTCATCGGGAACATGGGGAGCCAGGACGTCAAGGACGTGCAG AGAGCCGTGGTGACCCTCCTGCAGAGCGACGCGACCCTTGACCCCCGCCGAGTGGCCGTGCTCGGGGGTTCCCACGGCGGCTTCCTCGCCTGCCACCTGGTCGGCCAGTACCCCGACTTCTACCGCGCCTGCGCCGCCCGGAACCCCGTCATCAACTACGCCACGCTGCTGGGCACCAGCGACATCATCGACTG GCGCTACACCGCGGCGGGTCTGCCGTACTCCTTCGACCAGCTGCCCACCGCCGACGCCCTGGCCGCCATGCTGGAGCAGTCCCCCATCGTGCACGCCCCCCAG ATTCGGGCTCCGGTCCTCCTGATGCTGGGAGGGAGAGACAAGAGGGTGTCTCCACA
- the LOC102698619 gene encoding acylamino-acid-releasing enzyme isoform X1: MSPPRLYESSTVRSPVECGWGLWGQVRNGVAVWFLQPPGELPKLPAGFAVSVLRPAPVSVLQVMTEPQAVRALFGRYSRYPSPVAAAAGPEEPAPAGGRYISLLTEWTQAQEDRGQRVRFGRQYTLLRAGRTELQALPPGQCCHLQGEVLSSQSPSGSLKAVVRDVACHGAGARHQALEIWNKNGLAKSMDLTSLDKHGRVYEDAQFGCLAWSGSESRVLYVAEKRHRKAESSCLSESGPANDREGAGPAAEEEEPTQKEDQCVYWEDWGEGLAGKSTPILCVADVDKGSVSVLRGVPRQVSPGQAFWAPGDGAVVFVGWWHEPFRLGLRFCTNRRSALFSLDLEGNCELLSPDTTAVSSPRLSPDGRYIAYLQGQVFGPHAQCLRLQQFDRETRKTALLLDLVKRPGKGEFAGLYEPLLPRRCWAADSQRLVFSSARRSRKDVFVLDTVSRRVTRLSDSSEFGSWKLLAIERDLMVVSCSSINCPPCLKVGFLPPAGGEDRVSWVPLDDLQCVPSIEWQIMDFTPPPEEENKEYSGLDFDALVLKPRGSRAGARVPLVVFAHGGPHSQFSAEWNAFSAALVTVGFSVLMVNYRGSTGFGQDSIVSLIGNMGSQDVKDVQRAVVTLLQSDATLDPRRVAVLGGSHGGFLACHLVGQYPDFYRACAARNPVINYATLLGTSDIIDWRYTAAGLPYSFDQLPTADALAAMLEQSPIVHAPQIRAPVLLMLGGRDKRVSPHQGLELYRAMKSRGSPVRLLWFEEDGHSLSRVDTQSSCFVNVVLWFLRHLDIC; the protein is encoded by the exons ATGTCCCCCCCGCGCTTGTACGAAAGTAGCACAGTCCGGAGTCCAGTGGAGTGTGGCTGGGGGCTGTGGGGTCAGGTCCGGAATGGAGTCGCCG TCTGGTTTTTGCAACCACCCGGCGAGCTACCTAAACTGCCAGCCGGCTTTGCGGTCTCTGTCCTCCGACCCGCTCCTGTTTCTGTGCTCCAGGTGATGACGGAGCCCCAGGCGGTCCGTGCGCTGTTCGGCAGGTACAGCCGGTACCCCTCACCTGTGGCCGCCGCGGCCGGACCCGAGGAGCCGGCGCCGGCGGGGGGGAGATACATCAGCCTCCTCACAG AGTGGACCCAGGCGCAGGAGGACCGGGGGCAGCGGGTGCGGTTCGGCAGGCAGTACACCCTGCTCCGCGCCGGTAGGACGGAGCTCCAGGCCCTGCCGCCGGGCCAGTGCTGCCACCTGCAGGGCGA GGTGCTCAGCAGCCAGTCTCCCTCCGGATCCCTGAAGGCCGTTGTCCGGGATGTCGCCTGTCACGGGGCTGGGGCACGGCACCAGGCCCTGGAG ATCTGGAACAAGAACGGGCTAGCGAAGAGCATGGACTTGACTTCCCTCGACAAGCATGGCAGGGTCTACGAGGATG CTCAGTTCGGCTGCCTGGCCTGGTCGGGCTCGGAGAGCCGTGTGCTGTATGTGGCAGAGAAGAGGCATCGCAAGGCGGAGTCATCCTGTCTTTCGGAATCCGGGCCAGCCAATGATAGAGAAGGGGCGGGGCCTGCAGCCGAGGAGGAGGAGCCAACCCAGAAG GAGGACCAGTGCGTGTACTGGGAGGACTGGGGCGAGGGGCTGGCCGGGAAGAGCACCCCGATCCTGTGCGTGGCCGACGTCGACAAGGGCAGCGTGTCCGTGCTGCGGGGCGTCCCGCGCCAGGTGTCCCCCGGGCAG GCCTTCTGGGCTCCAGGGGACGGCGCAGTCGTCTTCGTGGGCTGGTGGCACGAGCCGTTCCGCCTCGGGCTGcggttctgcaccaacaggag GTCGGCTCTGTTCTCCCTGGACCTCGAAGGGAACTGTG AGCTCCTGTCCCCCGACACCACGGCCGTCTCCTCGCCGCGCCTCAGCCCAGACGGCCGTTACATCGCCTACCTGCAGGGCCAGGTGTTCGGGCCGCACGCCCAGTGCCTCCGCCTGCAGCAG TTCGACAGGGAGACCAGGAAGACCGCCCTGCTGCTGGACCTGGTGAAGAGGCCCGGGAAAG GGGAGTTCGCGGGCCTGTACGAGCCCCTGCTGCCCCGGCGCTGCTGGGCCGCCGACAGCCAGAGGCTGGTGTTCAGCAGCGCGAGGAGGAGCAGGAAG GACGTCTTCGTGTTGGACACCGTCTCGAGGAGGGTGACCCGCCTCTCCGACA GCTCAGAATTTGGGAGCTGGAAGTTGCTGGCCATCGAGAGAGACCTGATGGTGGTCAGCTGCTCGTCGATCAACTGCCCGCCATGCCTG AAAGTGGGGTTCCTGCCGCCAGCCGGAGGAGAGGACAGGGTGTCTTGGGTGCCCCTGGATGACCTGCAGTGCGTCCCCAGCATCGAGTGGCAGATCATGGACTTCACTCCCCCTCCCGAAGAGGAGAACAAGGAATACT CTGGCCTGGATTTTGATGCCCTGGTGCTGAAGCCGCGTGGCAGCAGAGCAGGAGCCCGTGTGCCGCTGGTGGTGTTTGCCCACG GCGGACCCCACTCCCAGTTCTCTGCCGAGTGGAATGCGTTCTCAGCGGCCCTGGTCACTGTGGGCTTCTCTGTGCTGATGG TGAACTACCGGGGCTCCACGGGGTTCGGGCAGGACAGCATCGTGTCTCTCATCGGGAACATGGGGAGCCAGGACGTCAAGGACGTGCAG AGAGCCGTGGTGACCCTCCTGCAGAGCGACGCGACCCTTGACCCCCGCCGAGTGGCCGTGCTCGGGGGTTCCCACGGCGGCTTCCTCGCCTGCCACCTGGTCGGCCAGTACCCCGACTTCTACCGCGCCTGCGCCGCCCGGAACCCCGTCATCAACTACGCCACGCTGCTGGGCACCAGCGACATCATCGACTG GCGCTACACCGCGGCGGGTCTGCCGTACTCCTTCGACCAGCTGCCCACCGCCGACGCCCTGGCCGCCATGCTGGAGCAGTCCCCCATCGTGCACGCCCCCCAG ATTCGGGCTCCGGTCCTCCTGATGCTGGGAGGGAGAGACAAGAGGGTGTCTCCACA
- the LOC102698619 gene encoding acylamino-acid-releasing enzyme isoform X2 has translation MESPVMTEPQAVRALFGRYSRYPSPVAAAAGPEEPAPAGGRYISLLTEWTQAQEDRGQRVRFGRQYTLLRAGRTELQALPPGQCCHLQGEVLSSQSPSGSLKAVVRDVACHGAGARHQALEIWNKNGLAKSMDLTSLDKHGRVYEDAQFGCLAWSGSESRVLYVAEKRHRKAESSCLSESGPANDREGAGPAAEEEEPTQKEDQCVYWEDWGEGLAGKSTPILCVADVDKGSVSVLRGVPRQVSPGQAFWAPGDGAVVFVGWWHEPFRLGLRFCTNRRSALFSLDLEGNCELLSPDTTAVSSPRLSPDGRYIAYLQGQVFGPHAQCLRLQQFDRETRKTALLLDLVKRPGKGEFAGLYEPLLPRRCWAADSQRLVFSSARRSRKDVFVLDTVSRRVTRLSDSSEFGSWKLLAIERDLMVVSCSSINCPPCLKVGFLPPAGGEDRVSWVPLDDLQCVPSIEWQIMDFTPPPEEENKEYSGLDFDALVLKPRGSRAGARVPLVVFAHGGPHSQFSAEWNAFSAALVTVGFSVLMVNYRGSTGFGQDSIVSLIGNMGSQDVKDVQRAVVTLLQSDATLDPRRVAVLGGSHGGFLACHLVGQYPDFYRACAARNPVINYATLLGTSDIIDWRYTAAGLPYSFDQLPTADALAAMLEQSPIVHAPQIRAPVLLMLGGRDKRVSPHQGLELYRAMKSRGSPVRLLWFEEDGHSLSRVDTQSSCFVNVVLWFLRHLDIC, from the exons ATGGAGTCGCCG GTGATGACGGAGCCCCAGGCGGTCCGTGCGCTGTTCGGCAGGTACAGCCGGTACCCCTCACCTGTGGCCGCCGCGGCCGGACCCGAGGAGCCGGCGCCGGCGGGGGGGAGATACATCAGCCTCCTCACAG AGTGGACCCAGGCGCAGGAGGACCGGGGGCAGCGGGTGCGGTTCGGCAGGCAGTACACCCTGCTCCGCGCCGGTAGGACGGAGCTCCAGGCCCTGCCGCCGGGCCAGTGCTGCCACCTGCAGGGCGA GGTGCTCAGCAGCCAGTCTCCCTCCGGATCCCTGAAGGCCGTTGTCCGGGATGTCGCCTGTCACGGGGCTGGGGCACGGCACCAGGCCCTGGAG ATCTGGAACAAGAACGGGCTAGCGAAGAGCATGGACTTGACTTCCCTCGACAAGCATGGCAGGGTCTACGAGGATG CTCAGTTCGGCTGCCTGGCCTGGTCGGGCTCGGAGAGCCGTGTGCTGTATGTGGCAGAGAAGAGGCATCGCAAGGCGGAGTCATCCTGTCTTTCGGAATCCGGGCCAGCCAATGATAGAGAAGGGGCGGGGCCTGCAGCCGAGGAGGAGGAGCCAACCCAGAAG GAGGACCAGTGCGTGTACTGGGAGGACTGGGGCGAGGGGCTGGCCGGGAAGAGCACCCCGATCCTGTGCGTGGCCGACGTCGACAAGGGCAGCGTGTCCGTGCTGCGGGGCGTCCCGCGCCAGGTGTCCCCCGGGCAG GCCTTCTGGGCTCCAGGGGACGGCGCAGTCGTCTTCGTGGGCTGGTGGCACGAGCCGTTCCGCCTCGGGCTGcggttctgcaccaacaggag GTCGGCTCTGTTCTCCCTGGACCTCGAAGGGAACTGTG AGCTCCTGTCCCCCGACACCACGGCCGTCTCCTCGCCGCGCCTCAGCCCAGACGGCCGTTACATCGCCTACCTGCAGGGCCAGGTGTTCGGGCCGCACGCCCAGTGCCTCCGCCTGCAGCAG TTCGACAGGGAGACCAGGAAGACCGCCCTGCTGCTGGACCTGGTGAAGAGGCCCGGGAAAG GGGAGTTCGCGGGCCTGTACGAGCCCCTGCTGCCCCGGCGCTGCTGGGCCGCCGACAGCCAGAGGCTGGTGTTCAGCAGCGCGAGGAGGAGCAGGAAG GACGTCTTCGTGTTGGACACCGTCTCGAGGAGGGTGACCCGCCTCTCCGACA GCTCAGAATTTGGGAGCTGGAAGTTGCTGGCCATCGAGAGAGACCTGATGGTGGTCAGCTGCTCGTCGATCAACTGCCCGCCATGCCTG AAAGTGGGGTTCCTGCCGCCAGCCGGAGGAGAGGACAGGGTGTCTTGGGTGCCCCTGGATGACCTGCAGTGCGTCCCCAGCATCGAGTGGCAGATCATGGACTTCACTCCCCCTCCCGAAGAGGAGAACAAGGAATACT CTGGCCTGGATTTTGATGCCCTGGTGCTGAAGCCGCGTGGCAGCAGAGCAGGAGCCCGTGTGCCGCTGGTGGTGTTTGCCCACG GCGGACCCCACTCCCAGTTCTCTGCCGAGTGGAATGCGTTCTCAGCGGCCCTGGTCACTGTGGGCTTCTCTGTGCTGATGG TGAACTACCGGGGCTCCACGGGGTTCGGGCAGGACAGCATCGTGTCTCTCATCGGGAACATGGGGAGCCAGGACGTCAAGGACGTGCAG AGAGCCGTGGTGACCCTCCTGCAGAGCGACGCGACCCTTGACCCCCGCCGAGTGGCCGTGCTCGGGGGTTCCCACGGCGGCTTCCTCGCCTGCCACCTGGTCGGCCAGTACCCCGACTTCTACCGCGCCTGCGCCGCCCGGAACCCCGTCATCAACTACGCCACGCTGCTGGGCACCAGCGACATCATCGACTG GCGCTACACCGCGGCGGGTCTGCCGTACTCCTTCGACCAGCTGCCCACCGCCGACGCCCTGGCCGCCATGCTGGAGCAGTCCCCCATCGTGCACGCCCCCCAG ATTCGGGCTCCGGTCCTCCTGATGCTGGGAGGGAGAGACAAGAGGGTGTCTCCACA
- the LOC102698619 gene encoding acylamino-acid-releasing enzyme isoform X4, which yields MTEPQAVRALFGRYSRYPSPVAAAAGPEEPAPAGGRYISLLTEWTQAQEDRGQRVRFGRQYTLLRAGRTELQALPPGQCCHLQGEVLSSQSPSGSLKAVVRDVACHGAGARHQALEIWNKNGLAKSMDLTSLDKHGRVYEDAQFGCLAWSGSESRVLYVAEKRHRKAESSCLSESGPANDREGAGPAAEEEEPTQKEDQCVYWEDWGEGLAGKSTPILCVADVDKGSVSVLRGVPRQVSPGQAFWAPGDGAVVFVGWWHEPFRLGLRFCTNRRSALFSLDLEGNCELLSPDTTAVSSPRLSPDGRYIAYLQGQVFGPHAQCLRLQQFDRETRKTALLLDLVKRPGKGEFAGLYEPLLPRRCWAADSQRLVFSSARRSRKDVFVLDTVSRRVTRLSDSSEFGSWKLLAIERDLMVVSCSSINCPPCLKVGFLPPAGGEDRVSWVPLDDLQCVPSIEWQIMDFTPPPEEENKEYSGLDFDALVLKPRGSRAGARVPLVVFAHGGPHSQFSAEWNAFSAALVTVGFSVLMVNYRGSTGFGQDSIVSLIGNMGSQDVKDVQRAVVTLLQSDATLDPRRVAVLGGSHGGFLACHLVGQYPDFYRACAARNPVINYATLLGTSDIIDWRYTAAGLPYSFDQLPTADALAAMLEQSPIVHAPQIRAPVLLMLGGRDKRVSPHQGLELYRAMKSRGSPVRLLWFEEDGHSLSRVDTQSSCFVNVVLWFLRHLDIC from the exons ATGACGGAGCCCCAGGCGGTCCGTGCGCTGTTCGGCAGGTACAGCCGGTACCCCTCACCTGTGGCCGCCGCGGCCGGACCCGAGGAGCCGGCGCCGGCGGGGGGGAGATACATCAGCCTCCTCACAG AGTGGACCCAGGCGCAGGAGGACCGGGGGCAGCGGGTGCGGTTCGGCAGGCAGTACACCCTGCTCCGCGCCGGTAGGACGGAGCTCCAGGCCCTGCCGCCGGGCCAGTGCTGCCACCTGCAGGGCGA GGTGCTCAGCAGCCAGTCTCCCTCCGGATCCCTGAAGGCCGTTGTCCGGGATGTCGCCTGTCACGGGGCTGGGGCACGGCACCAGGCCCTGGAG ATCTGGAACAAGAACGGGCTAGCGAAGAGCATGGACTTGACTTCCCTCGACAAGCATGGCAGGGTCTACGAGGATG CTCAGTTCGGCTGCCTGGCCTGGTCGGGCTCGGAGAGCCGTGTGCTGTATGTGGCAGAGAAGAGGCATCGCAAGGCGGAGTCATCCTGTCTTTCGGAATCCGGGCCAGCCAATGATAGAGAAGGGGCGGGGCCTGCAGCCGAGGAGGAGGAGCCAACCCAGAAG GAGGACCAGTGCGTGTACTGGGAGGACTGGGGCGAGGGGCTGGCCGGGAAGAGCACCCCGATCCTGTGCGTGGCCGACGTCGACAAGGGCAGCGTGTCCGTGCTGCGGGGCGTCCCGCGCCAGGTGTCCCCCGGGCAG GCCTTCTGGGCTCCAGGGGACGGCGCAGTCGTCTTCGTGGGCTGGTGGCACGAGCCGTTCCGCCTCGGGCTGcggttctgcaccaacaggag GTCGGCTCTGTTCTCCCTGGACCTCGAAGGGAACTGTG AGCTCCTGTCCCCCGACACCACGGCCGTCTCCTCGCCGCGCCTCAGCCCAGACGGCCGTTACATCGCCTACCTGCAGGGCCAGGTGTTCGGGCCGCACGCCCAGTGCCTCCGCCTGCAGCAG TTCGACAGGGAGACCAGGAAGACCGCCCTGCTGCTGGACCTGGTGAAGAGGCCCGGGAAAG GGGAGTTCGCGGGCCTGTACGAGCCCCTGCTGCCCCGGCGCTGCTGGGCCGCCGACAGCCAGAGGCTGGTGTTCAGCAGCGCGAGGAGGAGCAGGAAG GACGTCTTCGTGTTGGACACCGTCTCGAGGAGGGTGACCCGCCTCTCCGACA GCTCAGAATTTGGGAGCTGGAAGTTGCTGGCCATCGAGAGAGACCTGATGGTGGTCAGCTGCTCGTCGATCAACTGCCCGCCATGCCTG AAAGTGGGGTTCCTGCCGCCAGCCGGAGGAGAGGACAGGGTGTCTTGGGTGCCCCTGGATGACCTGCAGTGCGTCCCCAGCATCGAGTGGCAGATCATGGACTTCACTCCCCCTCCCGAAGAGGAGAACAAGGAATACT CTGGCCTGGATTTTGATGCCCTGGTGCTGAAGCCGCGTGGCAGCAGAGCAGGAGCCCGTGTGCCGCTGGTGGTGTTTGCCCACG GCGGACCCCACTCCCAGTTCTCTGCCGAGTGGAATGCGTTCTCAGCGGCCCTGGTCACTGTGGGCTTCTCTGTGCTGATGG TGAACTACCGGGGCTCCACGGGGTTCGGGCAGGACAGCATCGTGTCTCTCATCGGGAACATGGGGAGCCAGGACGTCAAGGACGTGCAG AGAGCCGTGGTGACCCTCCTGCAGAGCGACGCGACCCTTGACCCCCGCCGAGTGGCCGTGCTCGGGGGTTCCCACGGCGGCTTCCTCGCCTGCCACCTGGTCGGCCAGTACCCCGACTTCTACCGCGCCTGCGCCGCCCGGAACCCCGTCATCAACTACGCCACGCTGCTGGGCACCAGCGACATCATCGACTG GCGCTACACCGCGGCGGGTCTGCCGTACTCCTTCGACCAGCTGCCCACCGCCGACGCCCTGGCCGCCATGCTGGAGCAGTCCCCCATCGTGCACGCCCCCCAG ATTCGGGCTCCGGTCCTCCTGATGCTGGGAGGGAGAGACAAGAGGGTGTCTCCACA